In Pseudomonas fluorescens, a genomic segment contains:
- a CDS encoding chemotaxis protein CheW: MNKSASASAQGSDDPILQWVTFKLDNETYGINVMRVQEVLRYTEIAPVPGAPSYVLGIINLRGNVVTVIDTRQRFGLDTVEVSDNTRIVIIEADKQVVGIMVDSVAEVVYLRQSEVETAPNVGNEESAKFIQGVCNKNNELLILVELDKMMSEEEWSELESI, encoded by the coding sequence ATGAATAAGTCAGCGTCCGCGTCCGCACAAGGTTCGGATGATCCGATCCTGCAATGGGTGACCTTCAAACTGGACAACGAAACCTACGGCATTAACGTGATGCGCGTGCAGGAAGTGCTGCGCTACACCGAGATCGCCCCGGTACCGGGTGCACCGAGCTACGTGCTGGGCATCATCAACCTGCGCGGCAATGTGGTGACGGTCATCGACACGCGCCAGCGTTTCGGCCTGGATACCGTCGAAGTCAGCGACAACACGCGTATCGTCATCATCGAAGCCGACAAGCAAGTGGTCGGGATCATGGTCGACAGCGTCGCCGAAGTGGTCTACCTGCGCCAGTCGGAAGTGGAAACAGCGCCGAACGTCGGTAACGAAGAGTCGGCCAAGTTCATTCAAGGCGTATGCAACAAGAACAACGAATTGTTGATTCTGGTTGAGCTGGACAAAATGATGAGCGAAGAAGAGTGGTCGGAACTGGAGAGCATCTGA
- a CDS encoding pyrimidine/purine nucleoside phosphorylase translates to MFKVNEYFDGTVKSIAFGTAEGPATIGVMAPGEYEFGTAQREIMHVVSGALTVKLPDSSDWETFAAGSQFNVPANSKFQLKVAVDTAYLCEYRG, encoded by the coding sequence ATGTTTAAAGTCAACGAGTACTTCGACGGCACCGTCAAGTCGATCGCTTTCGGCACCGCAGAAGGTCCGGCGACCATTGGTGTCATGGCCCCGGGTGAATACGAATTCGGCACCGCCCAGCGTGAAATCATGCACGTGGTGTCCGGCGCCCTGACCGTCAAGCTGCCCGACAGCAGCGACTGGGAAACCTTCGCCGCCGGCAGCCAGTTCAACGTACCGGCCAACAGCAAGTTCCAGCTGAAAGTCGCCGTGGACACCGCTTACCTGTGCGAATACCGCGGCTAA
- a CDS encoding MOSC domain-containing protein, protein MLRLSALYRYPLKSGKAEPLQQIGLDKLGLAGDRRWMLVDEASGRFLTQRAVAKMSQLSALWNSAGGLSLSAPGHTPLEIALPGRDAELRGVTIWRDTLRVPDAGDQAAAWVSDFIGKPTRLVHIPLERARYTEAGYGQEGDQVAFADGYPLLLIGQASLDDLSARVGRPMEMLRFRPNLVIEGGDAFAEDGWKRLRIGDVEFRAVKPCSRCILTTIDPRTGERSADREPFVTLEAYRKTENGAMFGQNLVNDGVGRLEVGMPVTILE, encoded by the coding sequence ATGCTTCGTCTCAGCGCGCTGTACCGTTACCCCTTGAAGTCCGGCAAGGCCGAACCCCTTCAGCAGATCGGCCTGGATAAACTCGGGCTGGCTGGGGATCGACGCTGGATGCTGGTGGACGAAGCCAGCGGGCGGTTCCTCACCCAGCGGGCCGTGGCGAAGATGAGCCAGCTGTCGGCGCTGTGGAACAGCGCAGGTGGCCTCAGCCTGAGCGCGCCCGGCCACACGCCGCTGGAAATCGCGCTGCCCGGCCGTGATGCCGAGTTGCGTGGCGTGACCATCTGGCGTGACACCCTGCGCGTACCGGATGCCGGCGATCAGGCCGCCGCCTGGGTCAGTGACTTTATCGGCAAGCCGACCCGGCTGGTGCACATCCCGCTGGAGCGCGCCCGTTACACCGAGGCGGGGTATGGCCAGGAGGGTGACCAAGTGGCCTTTGCCGATGGCTACCCGCTGTTATTGATCGGCCAGGCCTCCCTGGACGACCTGTCCGCGCGGGTGGGGCGGCCCATGGAAATGTTGCGTTTTCGTCCCAACCTGGTGATCGAAGGCGGCGATGCCTTCGCCGAGGACGGCTGGAAACGCCTGCGCATCGGTGACGTGGAGTTTCGCGCGGTCAAGCCTTGCTCGCGTTGCATTCTCACCACCATTGACCCCAGGACCGGCGAGCGCAGTGCCGACCGCGAACCCTTCGTCACGCTGGAGGCCTATCGCAAGACGGAGAACGGCGCGATGTTCGGCCAGAACCTGGTCAACGATGGCGTCGGTCGCCTGGAAGTCGGCATGCCGGTGACTATCCTCGAATAG
- a CDS encoding flagellar motor protein: protein MDVLSLIGITMAFVAIIGGNYLEGGHLGALANGPAALIVIGGTVGAALLQSPLSSFKRAMQILIWIIFPPRVDLPGGIDRVVNWSLTARKEGLLGLEGVADAEPDSYARKGLQLLVDGAEPEAIRSILEVDFYTQESRDINAAKVFESMGGYAPTIGIIGAVMGLIHVMGNLADPSQLGSGIAVAFVATIYGVASANLVLLPVASKLKSIAMRQSRYREMLLEGILSIAEGENPRSIELKLQGFMD from the coding sequence ATGGATGTCTTGAGCCTGATCGGTATCACCATGGCGTTTGTCGCGATCATCGGCGGCAACTACCTCGAAGGCGGTCACCTCGGCGCATTGGCCAACGGTCCGGCGGCCTTGATCGTGATTGGCGGTACCGTGGGCGCCGCGTTGCTGCAGTCGCCCTTGAGCTCATTCAAGCGCGCCATGCAGATCCTGATATGGATTATTTTTCCGCCACGCGTCGACCTTCCGGGTGGCATCGATCGGGTGGTCAACTGGAGCCTCACCGCTCGCAAGGAAGGCCTTCTGGGCCTGGAAGGCGTGGCCGATGCCGAGCCTGACAGCTACGCGCGCAAGGGCCTGCAATTGCTGGTGGACGGCGCCGAACCGGAAGCAATCCGCAGCATCCTGGAAGTGGACTTCTACACCCAGGAAAGCCGCGATATCAACGCGGCCAAAGTCTTTGAAAGCATGGGCGGCTACGCGCCGACCATCGGCATCATCGGTGCGGTAATGGGCCTGATCCACGTGATGGGCAACCTCGCCGACCCTTCGCAACTGGGCAGCGGCATTGCCGTGGCGTTCGTCGCCACCATCTACGGTGTGGCGAGTGCCAACCTGGTGCTGTTGCCGGTGGCCAGCAAGCTCAAGTCGATCGCCATGCGCCAGTCCCGTTACCGCGAGATGCTGCTCGAAGGCATCCTCTCGATTGCCGAGGGCGAGAACCCGCGCTCCATCGAATTGAAGCTCCAGGGCTTCATGGATTGA
- a CDS encoding response regulator transcription factor — MICNLLLVDDHALIRAGVRALILDIPGYAVVGEASDGAQVLEAFSALQPDIVLLDLSMKHTGGLDALQQLKAAYPASKVLILSMHTDPELIMRALESGAHGYLLKDTTANELEHALLALRNNERYLSPAIAHTVINQALVRNQGPVSSVAQNHNLTARQLEILRLIVRGKSTREIAHGLGLSIKTVEAHRSQIMKRLQIFDVAGLVLFAVREQIISLDD, encoded by the coding sequence GTGATCTGCAATTTACTCCTGGTGGATGACCACGCACTGATCAGGGCCGGCGTACGCGCGCTGATCCTGGATATACCCGGCTATGCGGTGGTCGGCGAGGCCAGCGACGGTGCACAGGTGCTGGAGGCGTTCAGCGCCTTGCAGCCCGATATCGTGCTGCTGGACCTGTCGATGAAACACACCGGCGGCCTGGACGCGTTGCAACAGTTAAAAGCTGCCTACCCGGCGAGCAAGGTGCTGATCCTGTCGATGCACACCGACCCGGAGCTGATCATGCGCGCGCTGGAGTCCGGCGCCCATGGCTACCTGCTCAAGGACACCACCGCCAACGAACTGGAGCACGCCCTGCTGGCCCTGCGCAACAATGAGCGCTACCTGAGCCCGGCGATCGCCCATACGGTGATCAACCAGGCGCTGGTGCGCAACCAGGGCCCGGTTTCCTCCGTCGCCCAGAACCACAACCTCACCGCGCGACAGCTGGAAATCCTGCGCCTGATCGTGCGCGGCAAGTCCACCCGCGAAATCGCCCACGGCCTCGGCCTGAGCATCAAGACCGTGGAGGCGCACCGCTCACAGATCATGAAGCGCCTGCAGATTTTCGATGTGGCGGGCCTGGTGTTATTTGCCGTGCGCGAGCAGATCATCAGCCTGGACGACTAG
- a CDS encoding chemotaxis protein CheV, producing the protein MAGILDTVDQRTQLVGENRLEILMFRLAGRQLFAINVFKVQEVLQLPKLTLMPQRHPFVCGVVNLRGQTLPVIDLSQAIGMRPLVPGPNSTIIVTEYNRSVQAFLVGGVDRIVNMNWEAILPPPTSAGRQHYLTAISKVDDQLVEIIDVEKVLAEIVPYNAKVSREKLDDPVLERARGREVLLVDDSNVALSQLRDTLGQLGVKMHIASDGLKALNMLKGWADSGQVMTDKLLMIFTDAEMPEMDGYRLTTEIRNDPRLRSLYVVLHTSLSGSFNESMVKKVGCDNFLSKFQPDKLVDVVRERLMLDEVSA; encoded by the coding sequence ATGGCCGGCATTCTCGACACGGTAGATCAACGCACGCAACTGGTGGGTGAGAATCGCCTGGAGATCCTCATGTTTCGCTTGGCGGGTCGGCAGTTGTTCGCGATCAACGTGTTCAAGGTGCAGGAAGTGTTGCAACTGCCCAAGCTGACCCTGATGCCCCAGCGCCATCCTTTTGTGTGCGGGGTGGTCAACCTGCGCGGCCAGACCCTGCCCGTTATCGACCTGTCCCAGGCCATCGGCATGCGCCCGCTGGTGCCGGGCCCGAACAGCACCATCATCGTCACCGAGTACAACCGCTCGGTGCAGGCGTTCCTGGTGGGCGGCGTCGACCGCATCGTCAACATGAACTGGGAAGCCATCCTGCCACCGCCGACCAGCGCCGGTCGCCAGCATTACCTCACGGCCATCAGCAAGGTGGATGACCAGTTGGTGGAAATCATCGACGTGGAAAAAGTCCTGGCCGAGATCGTGCCGTACAACGCCAAGGTCTCCCGCGAGAAACTCGATGATCCGGTACTGGAACGCGCCCGTGGCCGTGAAGTGCTGCTGGTGGACGACTCCAATGTGGCCTTGTCGCAACTGCGCGACACCCTCGGCCAACTGGGGGTGAAAATGCACATCGCCAGCGACGGGCTCAAGGCCCTGAACATGCTCAAGGGCTGGGCCGACAGCGGCCAGGTGATGACCGACAAGCTGCTGATGATCTTCACCGACGCCGAAATGCCTGAGATGGATGGCTACCGCCTCACTACCGAAATTCGCAACGACCCACGCCTGCGGAGCCTGTATGTGGTCCTGCACACTTCACTGTCAGGCAGCTTCAACGAGTCGATGGTGAAGAAGGTCGGCTGCGACAACTTCCTCTCCAAATTCCAGCCGGACAAACTGGTGGACGTCGTGCGCGAACGCTTGATGCTGGACGAAGTGTCCGCCTGA
- a CDS encoding sensor histidine kinase, whose protein sequence is MYASLKSLIARSVSRSHARRLILALCLCSSLLSLWAYIRADTLPLAVLLFNLATLALVGLRQWSSRKSIKFQPQELAERLLQVQENERHRLSRDLHDDIGQLLTAAKLQSEWLKRRLPDDLQGQCAVLCNTLNETLAKVRDVSAILNPRQLTSLGLEASLRAHLLKTLENTQVHWSLECHQRLTGIPEEMAVAAFRITQEAVTNMLRHAQARNLLVRLQRLPEGLSLFISDDGQGFSPASNPGLEGQRGMAGMSERIDQLGGTLSVSSQPGKGTRIDALFPWAPRALERASSPKVLE, encoded by the coding sequence ATGTACGCCAGCCTCAAGTCACTCATCGCAAGGTCCGTGTCCCGCAGCCATGCACGGCGCCTGATCCTTGCCCTGTGCCTGTGCTCGTCGCTGCTCAGCCTGTGGGCCTATATTCGCGCCGACACCCTGCCGCTGGCGGTGCTGCTGTTCAACCTGGCCACGCTGGCGTTGGTGGGGTTGCGTCAATGGAGTTCGCGCAAATCCATCAAGTTCCAGCCTCAGGAACTGGCCGAACGCCTGCTGCAAGTGCAGGAAAACGAGCGCCACCGCCTCAGCCGCGACCTGCATGACGATATCGGCCAATTGCTCACGGCTGCCAAGCTGCAAAGCGAATGGCTCAAGCGTCGCCTGCCGGACGACCTGCAAGGCCAATGCGCGGTGCTGTGCAACACCCTGAATGAAACCCTGGCCAAGGTGCGCGACGTCTCCGCCATTCTCAACCCGCGCCAGTTGACCAGCCTGGGCCTGGAAGCCAGCCTGCGGGCACACTTGCTCAAGACCCTGGAAAACACTCAGGTGCACTGGAGCCTGGAATGCCATCAACGCCTGACCGGCATTCCGGAAGAAATGGCCGTGGCGGCGTTTCGTATCACCCAGGAAGCCGTGACCAACATGCTGCGCCACGCCCAGGCCCGCAACCTGCTGGTACGCCTGCAACGCCTGCCCGAAGGGTTATCGCTGTTTATCAGTGATGACGGCCAGGGTTTCTCGCCCGCCAGTAACCCCGGCCTGGAAGGCCAACGGGGTATGGCGGGTATGTCCGAGCGGATTGATCAACTGGGGGGCACCTTGTCCGTCAGCAGCCAGCCTGGCAAAGGGACCCGGATCGACGCGCTTTTCCCCTGGGCGCCCCGCGCCCTCGAACGGGCCAGTTCCCCTAAGGTTCTCGAGTGA
- a CDS encoding DUF2802 domain-containing protein, with protein sequence MFLEAAVIVLALLWAGTLAFLLRHLRQQRESAMQQAERDAVRDRRVLELVKRVDHFQQSAVRVGDEVHELRAILAPLPDKLAQIEQRDPSSLSFAQAAKLVGMGATVDELTQSCGLTQAEAQLMSKLHRS encoded by the coding sequence TTGTTCCTTGAAGCAGCGGTGATTGTCCTGGCCCTGTTGTGGGCCGGGACGTTGGCATTCCTGCTGCGCCACCTGCGCCAGCAACGCGAATCGGCCATGCAACAGGCCGAGCGCGATGCCGTGCGTGATCGGCGCGTGCTGGAGCTGGTCAAGCGCGTTGATCACTTCCAGCAGAGTGCGGTACGGGTCGGAGACGAAGTGCATGAACTGCGCGCGATCCTGGCTCCCCTGCCGGACAAGCTGGCGCAGATCGAGCAGCGTGATCCGTCGAGTCTTTCCTTTGCCCAGGCCGCGAAGCTGGTGGGCATGGGGGCTACGGTGGATGAACTGACGCAGTCGTGTGGGTTGACCCAGGCTGAGGCGCAGTTGATGAGTAAGTTGCACAGGAGCTGA
- the yegS gene encoding lipid kinase YegS: MTTPKALLILHGKQALNEDVRAAVMSRREQGGELAVRVTWEGGDAQRLVKEALADGYTHIIAGGGDGTLRDVAEAMALARTDASLVLMPLGTANDFAKAAGVPLEPAQALALLDVPARAIDLGQVGGQMFLNMATGGFGSQVTANTSEDLKKILGGAAYLFTGLSRFSELKAAYGELEGPGFHWKGELLALGIGNGRQAGGGHVLCPEALADDGLLDVSILPAPQEVVGTLRELMNNGWGLDTMFVRARLPWVQIKQAEGLYINLDGEPLKGDDLRFCALPKALRVHLPLGSPLVVQADDLLAHGK, from the coding sequence ATGACCACCCCCAAGGCCCTGTTGATCCTCCACGGCAAGCAAGCCCTCAACGAGGACGTGCGCGCCGCTGTAATGAGCCGGCGTGAGCAGGGCGGGGAGCTGGCCGTGCGGGTCACGTGGGAGGGCGGCGACGCCCAGCGCCTGGTCAAGGAAGCCCTGGCCGACGGCTATACCCACATCATCGCTGGCGGCGGCGACGGCACCTTGCGCGACGTGGCCGAAGCCATGGCCCTGGCCAGGACCGACGCCAGCCTGGTGCTGATGCCGCTGGGCACCGCCAATGACTTTGCCAAGGCCGCCGGCGTGCCGCTGGAGCCTGCGCAGGCCCTGGCGCTGCTGGATGTACCGGCCAGGGCGATCGACCTCGGCCAGGTCGGTGGGCAAATGTTCTTGAACATGGCCACCGGCGGTTTTGGCAGCCAGGTCACCGCGAACACCTCCGAAGACCTGAAAAAAATCCTCGGTGGCGCCGCCTACCTGTTCACCGGCCTGTCGCGCTTCAGCGAATTGAAGGCGGCGTATGGCGAGCTGGAAGGCCCGGGTTTCCATTGGAAGGGCGAACTGCTCGCGCTGGGTATCGGCAATGGGCGCCAGGCGGGCGGCGGGCATGTGTTATGCCCCGAAGCGTTGGCTGATGACGGGTTGCTCGACGTCAGCATCCTGCCGGCGCCCCAGGAAGTGGTCGGCACCTTGCGTGAGCTGATGAATAATGGCTGGGGCCTGGACACCATGTTCGTGCGCGCGCGCCTGCCGTGGGTTCAGATCAAACAGGCCGAGGGGTTGTACATCAATCTCGATGGCGAACCGCTGAAGGGCGACGATTTGCGCTTTTGCGCGCTGCCCAAGGCGTTGCGCGTGCACTTGCCGCTGGGCTCGCCCCTAGTCGTCCAGGCTGATGATCTGCTCGCGCACGGCAAATAA
- a CDS encoding IS110 family transposase encodes MSESALIGIDLGKHNFHLLGQDKSGREVFRKKLSRAQMMRFFGNLPSCVVVTEACAGSHFIARQLAAMGHTTKLISPQFVRPFVKGNKNDFIDAEAICEAASRPSMRFVTPKTESQQTLSVLHRMRESLVHDRTKTANQMHGFLLEFGISLPKGSAIMKRLAAVLAEHELPVRLTVLLQRLHDHFVYLDEQIKELDKQLACQLADDDLGSRLLSMPCVGPITASLLAVEMGDGKQYRCSRDFAASVGLVPRQYSTGGKANLLGISKRGDKHLRQLLVQCSRVYMQRLDHQKGALADWVRALLRRRHSNVVACALANKLARIAWAIAAHHAQYEAGPDALNA; translated from the coding sequence ATGAGCGAGTCAGCGCTGATCGGGATCGATCTCGGCAAACATAATTTCCACCTTCTGGGCCAAGACAAATCGGGCCGCGAGGTGTTTCGCAAAAAGCTCTCGCGAGCGCAGATGATGCGGTTCTTCGGCAACTTGCCGAGCTGCGTCGTGGTAACGGAAGCCTGTGCCGGCTCTCACTTCATCGCCCGTCAGCTTGCGGCGATGGGGCATACGACCAAGTTGATTTCACCGCAGTTTGTCCGCCCTTTCGTCAAGGGCAACAAAAATGACTTTATCGACGCAGAGGCCATTTGCGAGGCGGCTTCCCGTCCGTCCATGCGCTTCGTTACGCCTAAAACCGAGTCTCAGCAAACCCTGTCTGTCCTGCATCGCATGCGCGAGTCGTTGGTGCATGACCGCACCAAGACAGCCAATCAGATGCACGGTTTCCTGCTGGAATTTGGCATCAGCCTGCCCAAAGGCTCAGCCATCATGAAGCGTTTGGCAGCTGTTTTGGCCGAGCATGAGCTGCCTGTGCGGCTGACAGTGCTGTTGCAACGCCTGCACGATCACTTCGTTTACCTGGATGAACAGATCAAGGAACTGGACAAACAACTGGCTTGCCAGCTGGCCGACGATGATCTGGGGAGCCGTTTGCTTAGCATGCCGTGTGTCGGTCCGATCACCGCCAGCCTTCTGGCTGTAGAAATGGGCGATGGCAAGCAATACCGATGCAGTCGCGATTTTGCGGCTTCAGTGGGCTTGGTGCCGCGACAGTACAGCACGGGCGGCAAAGCCAATTTGTTGGGGATCAGCAAGCGGGGTGACAAGCACCTGCGGCAACTGCTGGTGCAATGCTCCAGGGTTTACATGCAGAGGCTGGATCATCAGAAGGGGGCTTTGGCCGACTGGGTGCGAGCGCTGCTGCGCCGACGACACTCGAATGTGGTGGCCTGTGCCCTGGCCAACAAACTGGCGCGTATCGCTTGGGCGATAGCGGCTCACCATGCGCAATATGAAGCAGGGCCAGACGCCTTGAACGCCTGA
- a CDS encoding ParA family protein produces the protein MRVWAVANQKGGVGKTTTSIALAGLLAEAGKRVVVVDLDPHGSMTSYFGYDPDALEHSNYDLFLHKGSVPSDLPGQLLLPTSNESISLLPSSTALATLERQSPGQSGLGLVIAKTLAQLWQDFDYAIIDSPPLLGVLMVNALAASQQLVIPVQTEHLAVKGLERMVSTLAMINRSRKQALPYSIVPTLFDRRTQASLGTLRVLRDAYPETIWNGYIPVDTRLRDASRAGLAPSQFDPKSRGVLAYRALLKHLLSQQLVPQVA, from the coding sequence ATGAGAGTCTGGGCAGTTGCCAATCAAAAAGGTGGAGTCGGCAAGACCACCACCTCCATCGCTTTAGCCGGCTTGCTGGCTGAGGCGGGCAAGCGTGTGGTCGTGGTCGACCTCGACCCCCATGGCTCGATGACCAGCTATTTCGGTTACGACCCGGATGCCCTGGAACACAGCAACTACGACTTGTTCCTGCACAAGGGCAGTGTGCCGAGCGATTTGCCTGGCCAATTGCTGTTGCCTACCAGTAACGAAAGCATTTCCCTGCTGCCGTCCAGTACCGCCCTGGCCACCCTGGAGCGCCAGTCGCCGGGGCAGAGCGGCTTGGGCCTGGTGATCGCCAAGACCCTGGCGCAACTGTGGCAGGACTTCGACTACGCGATCATCGACAGCCCGCCGTTGCTGGGGGTGCTGATGGTCAACGCCTTGGCGGCCAGCCAGCAACTGGTGATTCCGGTACAGACCGAGCACCTGGCGGTCAAAGGCCTGGAGCGCATGGTCAGCACCCTGGCGATGATCAACCGTTCGCGCAAACAGGCGCTGCCGTACAGCATCGTGCCGACCTTGTTCGACCGCCGTACCCAAGCCTCCCTTGGCACTTTACGCGTGCTGCGCGACGCCTACCCGGAGACCATCTGGAATGGCTATATCCCGGTGGACACGCGCCTGCGTGACGCCAGCCGCGCGGGCCTGGCACCGTCGCAATTCGACCCCAAGAGCCGTGGCGTGCTGGCTTACCGCGCATTGCTCAAGCACCTGCTGTCCCAACAGCTTGTGCCGCAGGTGGCGTGA
- a CDS encoding exonuclease domain-containing protein, producing MHHWLIIDLEATTDDGGWPVTEMEVIEIGASLVNRQGRELDHFQRFVRPLRRPLLTPFCRKLTHITQANIDGAAPITEVWPLFERWLGQHQPRLEGWASWGDYDRQQLELEWQRHGLSSALAHTPHVNLKQRFAKARRLDKPLGLNGALQLAGMQFHGQQHRALEDARNTARLLPLILPV from the coding sequence ATGCATCATTGGCTGATTATTGACCTTGAGGCCACAACGGATGACGGCGGCTGGCCCGTGACGGAGATGGAAGTCATCGAGATCGGTGCGAGCCTGGTCAACCGACAGGGCCGCGAACTGGACCATTTCCAGCGCTTTGTGCGGCCGCTGCGGCGCCCCTTGCTGACGCCGTTCTGCCGCAAGCTGACCCATATCACCCAGGCGAACATCGACGGCGCCGCGCCCATCACCGAGGTGTGGCCGCTGTTCGAGCGCTGGCTGGGCCAGCATCAACCCCGCCTGGAGGGCTGGGCCAGTTGGGGTGACTACGACCGCCAGCAATTGGAACTGGAATGGCAGCGTCATGGCCTGAGCAGCGCCCTCGCCCACACGCCCCACGTCAACCTCAAGCAACGCTTCGCCAAGGCGCGGCGCCTGGACAAACCCCTGGGGCTCAATGGTGCCCTGCAATTGGCGGGGATGCAGTTCCATGGCCAGCAACACCGGGCGCTGGAAGATGCGCGCAACACCGCCCGCCTGCTGCCGCTGATTTTGCCGGTCTAG
- the motD gene encoding flagellar motor protein MotD translates to MSRRRREPEEHVNHERWLVSYADFITLLFAFFVVMYSISSINEGKYKVISQALIGVFNDADRSLKPIPIGEERPKTVTPAKPLVNDSDETAAGVGGTSDPLKSIADDISAAFGDLISSNQMTVRGNELWVEIELNSSLLFASADAMPSDQAFTIIDKVAAILKPFENPIHVEGFTDNIPISTAQYPTNWELSSARAASIVRMLAMQGVNPGRLASVGYGEFQPVANNATVEGRARNRRVVLVVSRNLDVRRSLTGTGTANATPDAALKRAGTQTAPALAKPPVRQSSVNSPSPAQ, encoded by the coding sequence GTGAGCCGTCGCCGTCGCGAGCCTGAAGAACATGTCAACCACGAACGCTGGCTGGTGTCCTACGCGGACTTCATCACCTTGCTGTTCGCGTTTTTCGTGGTGATGTATTCCATCTCGTCGATCAACGAAGGCAAGTACAAAGTGATTTCACAGGCGTTGATCGGCGTATTCAACGACGCCGACCGCTCGCTCAAACCTATCCCCATCGGTGAGGAGCGGCCCAAGACCGTGACCCCGGCCAAGCCGCTGGTCAACGACAGCGATGAAACCGCGGCTGGCGTGGGTGGCACCAGCGACCCGCTGAAAAGCATCGCCGACGACATCAGCGCCGCATTTGGCGACCTGATCAGTTCCAACCAGATGACCGTGCGCGGCAATGAGTTGTGGGTGGAGATCGAACTCAATTCCAGCCTGCTGTTCGCCAGCGCCGATGCGATGCCGAGCGACCAGGCGTTTACGATCATCGACAAGGTGGCGGCGATCCTCAAGCCGTTTGAAAACCCGATCCATGTCGAAGGCTTTACCGACAATATCCCGATCAGCACCGCGCAATACCCGACCAACTGGGAGCTGTCCTCGGCCCGTGCCGCCAGCATCGTACGCATGCTGGCCATGCAGGGTGTGAACCCCGGGCGGCTGGCGTCGGTTGGCTATGGCGAGTTCCAGCCGGTGGCCAACAACGCCACAGTGGAAGGCCGCGCGCGTAACCGCCGCGTGGTGCTGGTGGTGTCACGTAACCTGGATGTACGCCGCAGCCTGACCGGTACCGGCACCGCCAATGCAACACCGGACGCGGCCTTGAAGCGGGCTGGCACACAAACTGCACCAGCCCTTGCAAAACCGCCGGTGCGTCAAAGCTCCGTCAATTCTCCGTCACCGGCTCAATAA
- a CDS encoding CheW domain-containing protein, whose amino-acid sequence MNRPVELKTRPQLALESYLDALLQEATAEELPEPILVLEPAVQEPPQSTLDEFQLAVLEEQARDARAVPVAAPVMPSAPVVVAPVVVEPVVEVHLPPSITPPPVSGDDRPSWAAEPFECLLFDVAGLTLAVPLVCLGSIYSLEGQELTPLFGQPEWFLGILPSQAGNLKVLDTARWVMPDRYRDDFRQGLQYVISVQGYEWGLAVHQVSRSLRLDPNEIKWRSHRGQRPWLAGTVIEHMCALLDVAELAELIASGAVKSMPGHTRS is encoded by the coding sequence ATGAACCGTCCCGTCGAACTCAAGACCCGGCCGCAACTGGCACTGGAATCCTACTTGGATGCCTTGCTGCAGGAAGCCACCGCCGAAGAACTGCCGGAACCGATCCTGGTGCTGGAACCGGCCGTGCAGGAACCGCCGCAAAGCACGCTGGATGAGTTTCAACTGGCCGTGCTGGAAGAGCAGGCGCGGGATGCGCGGGCGGTGCCCGTCGCCGCGCCGGTGATGCCGAGCGCCCCCGTGGTGGTGGCGCCCGTGGTGGTCGAACCGGTGGTCGAAGTCCACTTGCCACCGAGTATCACACCGCCGCCGGTCAGTGGTGATGATCGCCCGTCGTGGGCTGCCGAGCCGTTCGAATGCCTGTTGTTCGACGTGGCCGGCTTGACCCTGGCGGTACCGCTGGTGTGCCTTGGCTCGATTTATTCCCTGGAAGGCCAGGAGCTGACGCCACTGTTCGGGCAACCGGAGTGGTTCCTCGGCATCCTGCCCAGCCAGGCCGGCAACCTCAAGGTGCTGGACACCGCGCGCTGGGTGATGCCCGATCGCTACCGCGATGATTTCCGCCAGGGCTTGCAATACGTGATTTCGGTGCAAGGCTATGAGTGGGGGCTGGCGGTGCATCAAGTCAGCCGCTCGTTGCGCCTGGACCCGAATGAAATCAAATGGCGCAGCCATCGGGGCCAGCGCCCCTGGTTGGCGGGCACCGTGATCGAACATATGTGCGCGTTGCTTGATGTCGCTGAACTGGCCGAGTTGATCGCCAGCGGTGCCGTCAAATCGATGCCAGGCCACACACGCAGTTGA